In Rattus norvegicus strain BN/NHsdMcwi chromosome 1, GRCr8, whole genome shotgun sequence, a genomic segment contains:
- the Mrgprb2 gene encoding MAS-related GPR, member B2: MDINISTLDIDIIELNGSNYTNTEICFVKIQVMSLLSLIICPVGMVLNAIVLWFLGFQMTRNAFSVYILNLAGADFFFLYSQFLFYILAIISYKYSISFRIPFLFEVLAKVAYLSGLSILSTISIERCLCIMWPIWYRCQRPRHTSSVTCFLLWTLSLLFALLEGAECGLLFNSFDQSRCLRFDLIFCAWSIVLFVVLCGSSLILLIRIFCGSQRIPVTRLYVTIVLTVLFFLICCLPFGISWLIQWSRTLEYVGVCDYFHEGLFLSSINSCANPIVYFLVGFIRQRKFQQKTLKLLLQRAMEEECEDRGPS; this comes from the coding sequence ATGGATATAAACATCTCAACTCTGGATATTGACATCATAGAACTGAACGGAAGCAACTACACTAATACTGAGATATGTTTTGTCAAGATCCAAGTCATGAGTTTACTTTCCCTCATCATTTGCCCTGTTGGGATGGTGCTAAATGCCATAGTGCTGTGGTTCCTGGGCTTCCAGATGACCAGGAATGCCTTCTCTGTCTATATCCTCAACCTGGCTGGGGCTGACTTTTTCTTCCTGTACtctcagtttttattttacattcttgCTATCATTTCCTACAAGTACTCCATTTCTTTCCGGATCCCTTTCCTTTTTGAAGTGTTGGCAAAAGTTGCTTATCTTTCTGGCCTGAGCATTCTTAGCACCATCAGCATTGAACGCTGCCTGTGTATCATGTGGCCCATCTGGTATCGCTGCCAACGACCAAGACACACATCATCGGTCACCTGTTTCTTGCTTTGGACTTTGTCCTTGTTGTTTGCTCTTCTGGAGGGGGCAGAATGTGGCTTGCTGTTTAACAGTTTTGACCAGTCTCGGTGTTTGAGATTTGATTTAATCTTTTGCGCATGGTCAATTGTTTTATTTGTGGTTCTCTGTGGGTCCAGCCTCATCCTACTTATCAGGATCTTCTGTGGCTCCCAGCGGATACCTGTGACCAGACTGTATGTGACCATTGTACTCACAGTGCTATTCTTCCTGATCTGCTGTCTTCCCTTTGGAATCTCCTGGCTCATCCAATGGAGTAGAACTTTGGAATATGTTGGGGTTTGTGATTATTTTCACGAGGGACTATTTTTATCCTCGATTAACAGCTGCGCCAACCCTATCGTTTACTTCCTGGTTGGCTTTATTCGTCAGCGCAAGTTCCAACAGAAGACTCTGAAGCTGCTTCTTCAGAGAGCAATGGAAGAAGAGTGTGAAGACAGGGGTCCTTCCTGA